TTTTGAGCGAAAGGGTGACTATGCCTATTATCTGCTGTTGGGAATGGTGGAGAAATATCCACAATCAAAATTTGCGATCGCCTGTCGTGAATATGGCGATTTGACAGGACGCTCATATTTCAATGCTGAGCCACGCGAGCCAGCTATCCTTGCTCGCAATGCCAAACGTACTGAGAAAGAACATCTCAATGCTTGGCAAGACTGGCTGAAGAGATATGCTGATCATTCTGGAGCCGATGATGCCAATTATTTTCTGGCGCTGAGATTGCAAGATAACAATGATATTGTCGGAGCAATGCGTCTCTGGATCAAAATTATGGCGCAACCAATGGGCGATCGCGATGCTCTTTATCTTGCTTTCCCCCATGTTCGGACTCTCCTTGATGTTGGCTTGTCCATCGACCAAATGCAAACCCTCTTACAAGAACCAGAAAATCAAGTCCTTGCACCACTTTTACAATATGCGATCGCCATCCAATATGCGAGATCACACAACTATGCCAAAGCCTTAGAGATCTCAGGAAATGTCCAGCTAGAAACTATTCCTGACCAGATTCTCGAAGCATACTACTATCCACAAGGGCGTTGGTGGCAACAAGATAATCAGGTCGAGAAATTTAAGAAAGAAGCTCAATCACTATTGGGTGAACAAAAATTACGCTGGCAAAAGCTTCACCAATGGCAAATCAAAAACACACCTGAATCACGGTATCAGATCGCCTCTGATTGGGCAGGTATGGGTGGATGGAAAAACGGTTATTTACCTATTTGGGATGGATTTCGAGCTTATTACTTACCAACAGACTGGAATTGTCGCGAATGGTGGGTATGCGATCGCTCTAAACGCAGTGATGCGGAAATTCTTGCTAAATATCAAGCGGGCAGTCAAAATGCGATCGCTCTTTCCCTCTATCAAAAATTACTTGACGATAACCAGCTTTCATCAACACTGCGAGAAAAGTCCCTGTACATGGTAGCAATGACACTTCTTGACCAGTGGGAAAACCACACTTTCTCAGAAACCCAACGTATCCATCCACCCCTAGGAGTGGCTACTACCAAGCAATATCAACCAACACAACGTAGCTATTCTTTCCAAGATTACGCGCAACGCGAAAATATCATACGTTCTGACTATCAACGACGGATTGATGGCATCATCACTGAATTACAAGTGAAGTTTCCTCAGAGCCAATATATTGATGATTTGCTGTTTTCTAGCTTCTTTCTTAGCGAACAGTCTAATTATTTGCAAAGATTGGTTGATCGATATCCCAACAGCGATCGGGCCACCGAAGCCAAATTCCTCCTAAACTTAAAAAAATAGCAACTATAGCGAGGTTTAATCTGTCTAAGGCAAATTGAACCCCGCAAAGTTGTTGTCTTTTAAAATTACACTAATTTTCTAAATAGCAAAATCTTTTTAAAAAGCCAAACAGCCTGCTAAATAAGGCTTTCAATTCTTGAGAGTGTAATTATACTTTCAAGAATTAATCTTATGCAGCAAGAGATGGGCAATGATAAACGCGCCTCTGTCTTCTAAAAAAAATAGATAATGGTGAGAATTCTTTCTAAACTATTGCGAGTTCTCTCAAAACATGATAGAACGAAATGATGAGTTTCTTCCATCATAAGAAAAAGTATGAGGAAACAAACTAATCAAATCAATCAATCATTACTATCTCTTTGGTTTCCATAATATGACTATAGATCTACCTGTAAGTTTGCAGCCAGACGGATTTGGTGCGTCTTTACAAGCTTTGCAAACCCATTTGCAAGGCTTCCTCTCTGAATATGAAGATAAAGTCGCTCAAGCCCGTGCTCAACTCGCTCATGTCGAAGCCCTCCTAGGAAGTTTGCCTGCCGAAGCTCCTAAGGTTAAAGCTAAAAAGAAAGAAGTCGTAGCCGTTGCTCCTGTTGTAGCTGCTCCTGTAATTGCTGAAGTTCCACCCGCCCCCACTAAAGGTCGCAAACCTAAAGCCATCGATAAGCCTGAAGCAGCCCCTGCCGCTACACCTGCTGCTAAAGGAAGAGGAAGAGGACATCGTCGTGGTTCTTTGACAACTCGTCCTGCTTACGAAGGGCTGACCCTCACAGAAGCGATCGAAAAGATTTTGAATGAACGTCAAGGTCAAGCTGTCAATGCTGATGATGTAGTCAATATCCTTTACGGTGATTTGACAGAGACTGTATTCCGAGTTGCTAAGGAGCGTGTAACCAAGAATCTATCTAAAGGCAAAGGCGAAAATAGATGGAAGCGTGTTCCTAACCAACTTGGTTACTACACACTATCTCTAGAAACCTTAAAAACTGTTCCCATCTCAACTATTAAGAGAGGTCGTGCTGCATCTGTAAAAGCTGAAGTTCCTGCTACTAAAGCTCCTAAAACTCCTAAAGCTCCTAAAGCTCCTAAAGCTGCGGCTAAAGTTGCTCCTGCTCCTAAAGCAAGCAAAACAACTAAAGCTCCTAAGGCTACCAAAGCTGTTGCCCCTAAGGCTCCCAAAGTTGCTCCTAAAGCATCCAAGAAAGCTGAAGCAGAGGCAGCTAGAGCGCCACAGCCGAAGAAGTCTGGGCGCATGAGTTCTTTGGTAATGCGTCCTCTCTATCAGGGCAATACTTTAACTGATGCGATCGAGAAGGTTTTACAAGAGCGCAAGGGTGAATTTGTCAATGCAGATAGTGTTGTCAAAGCTTTGTATGGCGATCTTTCGGTAGAAAATTTCCGCCAAGCGAAGGATCGCGTTACCAAGAACTTGTCTAAGGGCAAGCTTGATGGTAAGTGGGAGAGAGTTCCTAACCAGTTGGGTTATTACACCTTGTCAATGTCTGCTGTCAAAGCATAGGTTCTGGGCTAAGTAGCCGAACCAAAAAATAAAGACTCGCTTTGCGAGTCTTTATTTTTTGCTTGTGTTAGGCGTAATCATGCTTTAGAATAACCAACGGGAGAGATGGCAGAGTGGTCGAATGCGTTCGACTTGAAATCGAATGTTGTGAAAGCAACCGAGGGTTCGAATCCCTCTCTCTCCGTAACTATAAAAAGAAGGGTTACCCATCGGGTAGCCCTTCTTTCTTGTTATACCAATTCACGATAGTCTAGCAACACTTTTGTGAATTAACGTGAGTTCGATATTGCCATTTGCGGCGTGCTTCGCACGACGTAAATGGCGAAAAATGGTAAGAATCGTTTAGCGATTCTTACCATTTTTCGCTTTCGTAGAACTGACGTTAAATAATCTCAGTTCGGGTTAATTTCAAACCACCTTCCTAGATAGGGTTAGCTGCGCGAACCCTATCTAGGAACCGAAACAGTAAAAGCCTCGCTTAGCGAGGCTTTTACTGTTTCGGCTCTTAAAATTTTGTAGCTTATCCCCAACTCACGTTATACCAATTAACGAAAGTGTTGCCACACTTTCGTTAATTAAAAACCAAACCCAGTAAGAGCTTTAAAAACACAAAATGGCGTAGCCATTTTGCGTTTTGGTGTTAATAATCCTTTTCGATCTTTACCATCACTTTATCTTCTACGATTGGAAATATTACAGATGGTTCCTGTTCAGACTGTAACTTCGGCTGACTAGGGTTAGAAGCATGAATTTTTTTAGCATTACGCCAAGTGATAAATCTTTCTTTGAGCCAACGGAAGGCTGGTGGGGTGGCAAACCATAACACTACACCACTTAGAATGATAGAACTAATCCTCACAACTCCAGAGACTAAGGTCTCTAAAGGAATCAAAGTACCAGCATAGTAGGCAACGCCTGTGGTCACTGCTCCCCAAACTAATGCACCTGTGGCATTAAAAAAGAGAAATCGGGAATAGGACATTCCTGATAAGCCCGCCATTGGTCCTGCAAAAATTCGCAAAATGGCAATGAATCGCCCAAAAAAGACGGCGCGATCAGCACTACCTCGAAATTTTTCGCGGGCGATCGCAATTTCATCACTGGGCATCCGAAATACTTTGCCAATTTTCTCTAATGCTGGTAAGCCACCCCAACGACCTAACCAGTATCCCGCACTGTCCCCTAAAATCGCTCCTGCAACTGTACAGAGCAGAACTAATGGATAACGCAACTCGCCATTGCCAGCTAAAAATCCACCAACTAGGGTGATCGTTTCGCCTGGCAAGGGGATACCTGCGTTCTCAAGCATGATGCCAAAGAAGACTAGCCAGTATCCATACTGCTGCGTCCATTCTTGAATAATTTCTAACGAAAAAAACTCAAAATGCATGAGTTATGACTCAAAATTTGATGGGTTAAATTGTTTGTGAAAAATTGTTACTTTTTGTATCATTATAGGCGGTTATTGCGATCGCATACCAGTTGTTGATTATTTGTATCGCAGGACTATGCCGACAATGCAATCTTAATTAGGGAGACACGAGATTTGTCCTGCTATAGGTTAATAGAGATAGCGTTGACTGGACAAGCAGTAATGCATTGCTCACAGACCACACAGCGCGATCGCAGAAAGTTGAGTTGAAAGGTTTTTGGATCAAGGGTCAGGGCTTCAGTGGGGCAAACACCTGTACACAAGCCACAATCAACACAGGTCGTATCGTCAATTACAATTTCGCGACCATGTAATGAAACCTCGATATCTTGCGATCGCATCCAGTCCATCGCTTCTTCAAGCTGGTCAATATCGCCCGATAGCTCCAGTACCATCTTGCCCATTTTGTTGGGGGCAACTTGGGCGCGGATGATATTGGCAGCAATATTAAAATCTTTGGCAAGCCGATAGGTGATCGGAATGCTGATTGCTCGCTTGGGAAAGGTAAGATTAACTCTTTTTTTCATAGTTGGTGTTTTTGGAAGATTCCCGCCCTAATAAATCAGCAATAGATCACTTTGGATTTTGCCGTAGGCAAAATCCAAAGTCAAAAACCTTACTGAGATTGATTTTTGCTTTATAAATGCATTCATTATGCATCCATAGAGTGTTGTATTAATTATGAAACCAATTTTGATGTTTTTACCATCGAATCTTAATCCTGTAGCTGTTGCTAATCATGCTAGGAAAACCCCAAGCCCAAAAGTTAGTGGCGGCGCTTTGCGCCGCCACTAACTTTTGGGCTTGGGGTTTGATTTATAGCTGTCGCCTTTTTTGACCCAAATAGTGTGAGGCGGCGCGAAGCGCCGCCTCACACTATTTGGGTTTTGATTTGTCCTGTTTTTGAAAGCCCGTCGTTGGCGAGCTTTCAAAAAAAAGGATTTGGGTGTTTCCAGCGCCGAAGGCGCTGGAAACACCCAAATCCTTTTCATAATGAGAATTGCTGTGTTTTTAATAATAAAAAGTCAAACAGGACAAAAGCTGATAGACTTACGAAGACTTTTTTGCTTGCTGAAATGGACTGGCAGATAGGAATATGGGCAAAATATTTATTTCCGCAGGTCACGGTAGTTTTGAAGGCTCATTTCGCGATCTAAGCGAGATGACAGGTGGAACGACGGAAACTGCTGAATTAGTCGCTACAAGAGACTTGGTAATTGCCGAGCTGAGATCGCGTGGGATTACGATCGCCATACCTAGCGACGATCTGAATTTAGCTGAGGCGATCGCATGGATTAATACAAGGTCAGATCAGCAAGATGTGGCTTTATCGTTGCAACTAAATATTGCCAATGCTCCTGAATTACGTGGCACAACCGCCTATTACATTACCAATAATGCACTGCGTAAAAGACAAGCAGAAATACTCACCAATGCCTTAACTAAGCGTGTACCTGAAATCACCAATCGTGGCGCAAAGGCCGATACGATCGCTAGTATTGGCAGTTTAAGTTTTTGCCGCCAAATTTCAGTGCCTTCTATTTTGCTGGAATTAGTTTTTTCTAATAGTTCGCAAGATCGGCTGCTGATGCAAACAAGAAGGCGTGACTATGCGATCGGTATTGCCGATGGTTTGCAAGCATGGATTAATGAAACTGCCACCACAATTCCTGTATATACACCAGCCAATCGCCCAACTAATCTACAACCGATAACTTATCCAGAGATTAATATCAATCTCAATGGGCAGAGTTATGCCGAAAAAGGGATTCTTGTATCGGGAAATGTATTTGTACCTGCGGATTTAGTCGATCGCCTTGGCTTTGAGCTTAATCAGATTCCGCTCAATTGTCGGTTGCGTTATCAAAGTATTGTCTATGTACAGGCGATCGCCTTACGTGAGTTAAATACTTCTGTTTCTTGGGATAGCACAACCCGCACACTTCATTTGAAAACAATTTTCAAAGTTTTTACGGGGCAAATCGCTCAGATCATGGGTGTGGGTAATGCTTCGGAAGTGCAGTTACTGATGTTTTTGAAAAACAATAATGAATCTGCTCTGACGAACTATGGCGATCTTCCCCATTTATATCGTGAAGAAGCGGAGATTGAAGGGGTAAACCACGATATTGCTTTTTGTCAAATGTGTATTGAAACTAGCTTCTTGAGATTTGGGAAAGGTATAGAGCCTGAGCAAAATAATTTTGCTAGTTTAGGAGCCGTAGCTAGTTCGGCAGCAAAAGCATCGGGTGCAAGTTTTGAGGATCAGCGAACAGGTGTAAGAGCGCATATTCAACATCTCAAGGCTTATGCCAGCAATGCTCCGCTATTTCAACCTGTAGTTGCGCCCAGATTCCATTTAGTTGCGCGAGGTATTGCCCCAGTTTTAAGTCAACTAACAGGACGATGGGCGATCGATCCTCTCTACGATCGCAAAATCCTCGCTCTCATCCGCCGCCTTTACGAATCCGCAGGTATTTTCTAGACTCAATTAATACAAGCTAAAATTAGTAAATTCATATACGTTGTATAAGTGAGCAAAAAAGAAAAACTACTTAACAAAGCCAAACAAAATCCTAAAGGATTGCGTTTTAGTGAATTTGAATCTTTACTGGAGATTTGTGGTTGGATTTGCGATCATCAAACGGGAAGTCATCGTATTTGGTACTCTCCTGAGAAAGTCCGTTTATCAATTCAGCCCACAAAAAACAACGAAGCCAAAGAATACCAAGTTAAACAATTTCTAGCTTTGCAGGAGAAATGAAATGAGCCAAATCGCTAAAAATGTTTTTGATGGGTTTAGTATCAAAATTTTCCGAGATGAAGATGGTGATTGGATAGCACATTTTATTGAAATGCCAAATGTTTCTGCATTTGCAGATACTCCTCATGAGGCTCTAGATGAACTAGAAATTGCATGGAACGGCGTTAAAGAAAGTTATCAAAAGCATGGTGAAGATATTCCTACTAAGATTTCTCAAATGTCTTTACAAAATTTAGTTGAGACTAAAAATACAGTCGAGAATACAGAAAAAGAATATTTTGATATTCCCAAGGAAAAGATTACTGTTGCGGCTAACGTATGAATGTTCAATTAGCTTTACGTCAGTTAGAGATTCCCGAAGGGCAAAGATTGCGCTTGCATGATCTTAGTTGGCAAGAATTTGAAGCAATTTTGGGAGAGATGGGTGAACACCGTGCTTCTCGGATCGCTTATTTTGATGGGATATTAGAGGTGCGAAGGCCTTTACCAGAACATGAAGTTGACAAGGAACTGATTGGGGATATCGTCAAACTAATTTTAGATACTTTTGGGATGGAGTTTGAATGCTTTGGCTCAACGACATTTAAACGTCAGGAGAGGAAAAGCGGTATTGAACCAGATACTTGTTTTTATATTGCTAATCATCACAGGATGGTTGGGAAACGGAGGCTCAATCTCGCTATCGATCCACCACCTGATTTATCTATAGAAATAGATGTCACTTCATTTACTCAACTAAAAGCTTATGAAGCTTTACAGGTTCGTGAGTTATGGTGCTACAGCGATCGCCAATTATCAATTTACATTTTGCAAGGCGATCGCTATATTCAGACAGAAATTAGCCCTACCTTCCCAAATCTAAAAATTACCGAAGCAATCCCCAACTTTGTAGCGATCTCCATCAATCAAGGTAGAAGCGCCGCTATGAGAGCTTGTCGTCAATGGCTTTCTGAAGAATGATCGCTTTTCGCAGAAGCGATCGCCTCAATCAATGCTTTAGCTTCGACTGCTCCTTCTGATTTTTGAAATTGCCAAGGATAGGGCATTTTACCGCTTAAAATCATACGAATGCCGAGGGGGAAAATGCTGAGTAATCCTTTTAAATCTCGGAAGTTATCGCCAACAACCCGCACCCCAAATTTACTTTCATCGATCCAACCGTCTTCTTTGACTAGCTCGACCATTGTATGACGATGACGCTGAGCAGTGGATTCTGGTAGATCGGTATTAGCGAGGATCTCATGTTTGATTTGGGAAATTCGATCTAAGGGTTGCACTTCCACTGGACAGACTTCATTGCAGTTATAGCAGCGCGTGCAGTCCCAGACAAAACCTGATTCATTATATTTTGCGACTCTCTCCTCTGTCTGATCATCGCGGTTGTCTGCCATGACTCGATATGCCTTTGCTAAAGCATGAGGTCCCACAAAGCGATCGCTTACAGCCGCAACATTACATTCAGAATAGCAAGAACCACAGAGAATACAATTAGCAGCAGCTTGGAGTTTGGCACGTTGCGAGGGAGTTTGCAGAAATTCTGTTTTACTGATTTGTCGTGATGCAGTGGAGACATAGGGATCGACTTTGTGAAGGTTATCCCAAAATTTAGTCATGTCTACGATTAAGTCTTTAATTACAGGCAGATTTTGCATTGGCTCAATTACCAGTTCTGAATCATGCTCTCCCATCACTTCACTGATATGCTTCTGACAAGCTAAGCCCGATCGCCCATTAATTCGCATTGAGCAAGATCCACAAATAGCATTACGACAATTACGCCGAAAACTAACGGAGCCATCCTGTTCGCTCTGAATCTTGATTAATGCATCTAATACTGTTGTGCGATCAGGATCGGCTTCGATTTGAAAAGTCTGATAGGTGGGTTCGCTAGTGCGCGATGTTTGGCGGCGAAGCTTGACGGTAATATTCATGGGTGATATTGGCGATCGGGCTTGGGGCATCAAGTCTAACTTTAACTCAATGTTTGGTTGATGGGGCAAATGATTTACAGCGCAAAGCGCTATAAATCATTTAGGACTTACGCAAAATAGACGTAAAACAGCCAAAAGTAGGGGCAATTCATGAATTGCCCCTACGCTAGAATCAGGATTTCAAATCATTTTGTGTAAGTACTATGATTTATCGGAAGTATGCGGCGCATACTTCCGATAAATCACAAAACTATTTCAAGATTTGGTCATCTGTGGAGAAATCAATATCGGCGTGCTGACGATTGGAAGGAATATAGTCATACTCAAACGATGTTTTCAAGCCAGACAAGAGATCATACTTAGGATTCCAGTTTAGATCTTGCTGGGCTTTGGTGACGGTCGCAAAGAAATGCTGCAAGCGGAAGGGGAAAGCTTTCTTTTTGCCAAAGTCAAAATCTTTGGGATTGTAATAAACAAAGTTAAGTTGACTCGGATCTTTACCTGCGGCGATCGCGCATTGTTTAGCAAGTCCGATAAAAGTCACATAGCGGGTATCGGAAATATTGTATATTTCGCCGATCGCCTTTTGATTATCCAAAACTGCTGCCATCGCCGAAGCGAGATCTTCGACATGACCAAGTTGAGTAATAAACTTGCCATTAGCAGGGATCGGCATTGGACGATCGCGGACAATTCGATCAAAAAACCAAGCTTCCACATCGTTATAGTTTTGTGGTCCATATATATAAGTAGGACGAATGGAAGTATAGGGGAATCCTGATTCAGCGCGTACCTTTTGCAAATATGCTTCGGTGTCTAACTTGCCCTTATGTCGGCTTTTCGGATCAGTGGCATCGGCTTCGTGATAGGGCAGAATATCGCTATCGAGATATACACCTGCGGAACTCATGTACACAAAGTGCTGAAGGCGATCGCGAAAGATTTCTACAAGGGGCTGGGTGTCACTTAGTTCCCGACCATTGTTATCAAAAATCGCATCAAAGGATTCACCACCAAGCTTGTCTTGTAATTGCTGTGAATCAGTGCGATCGCCGATAATTGTTCGTAGTCCTGCAACGGGTGAGGGCTTTTTACCGCGATTAAATAGAGTTACTTCATGTCCTTGGGACACCAACAATTTGACTAGCGACACACCGATAAATCTTGTGCCGCCCATTACTAAAATTTTCATTTTTAACTGATTCTCATTACATTTCCTAAACACAGAATATATCGTTTTGCGCTGTCCCTAGATCAATGGAGTTATAATATAAACGATGTTTTCCTAAGGCAGATGGGGCAAAAATTATGGTTACCCAATATCAAATCCGTCTGTTTCGCAATGGACATAACCAAGCTCTGAATATTCCCCAAGCATTTGCTATGTCTAGTAATAATGTGATTATTCGCAAAGAAGGAGAAAGACTAATTATTGAACCCTAT
This genomic stretch from Pseudanabaena galeata CCNP1313 harbors:
- a CDS encoding DedA family protein is translated as MHFEFFSLEIIQEWTQQYGYWLVFFGIMLENAGIPLPGETITLVGGFLAGNGELRYPLVLLCTVAGAILGDSAGYWLGRWGGLPALEKIGKVFRMPSDEIAIAREKFRGSADRAVFFGRFIAILRIFAGPMAGLSGMSYSRFLFFNATGALVWGAVTTGVAYYAGTLIPLETLVSGVVRISSIILSGVVLWFATPPAFRWLKERFITWRNAKKIHASNPSQPKLQSEQEPSVIFPIVEDKVMVKIEKDY
- a CDS encoding NIL domain-containing protein: MKKRVNLTFPKRAISIPITYRLAKDFNIAANIIRAQVAPNKMGKMVLELSGDIDQLEEAMDWMRSQDIEVSLHGREIVIDDTTCVDCGLCTGVCPTEALTLDPKTFQLNFLRSRCVVCEQCITACPVNAISINL
- the tftA gene encoding hormogonium tapered terminus morphoprotein TftA produces the protein MGKIFISAGHGSFEGSFRDLSEMTGGTTETAELVATRDLVIAELRSRGITIAIPSDDLNLAEAIAWINTRSDQQDVALSLQLNIANAPELRGTTAYYITNNALRKRQAEILTNALTKRVPEITNRGAKADTIASIGSLSFCRQISVPSILLELVFSNSSQDRLLMQTRRRDYAIGIADGLQAWINETATTIPVYTPANRPTNLQPITYPEININLNGQSYAEKGILVSGNVFVPADLVDRLGFELNQIPLNCRLRYQSIVYVQAIALRELNTSVSWDSTTRTLHLKTIFKVFTGQIAQIMGVGNASEVQLLMFLKNNNESALTNYGDLPHLYREEAEIEGVNHDIAFCQMCIETSFLRFGKGIEPEQNNFASLGAVASSAAKASGASFEDQRTGVRAHIQHLKAYASNAPLFQPVVAPRFHLVARGIAPVLSQLTGRWAIDPLYDRKILALIRRLYESAGIF
- a CDS encoding type II toxin-antitoxin system HicA family toxin, with translation MSKKEKLLNKAKQNPKGLRFSEFESLLEICGWICDHQTGSHRIWYSPEKVRLSIQPTKNNEAKEYQVKQFLALQEK
- a CDS encoding Uma2 family endonuclease translates to MNVQLALRQLEIPEGQRLRLHDLSWQEFEAILGEMGEHRASRIAYFDGILEVRRPLPEHEVDKELIGDIVKLILDTFGMEFECFGSTTFKRQERKSGIEPDTCFYIANHHRMVGKRRLNLAIDPPPDLSIEIDVTSFTQLKAYEALQVRELWCYSDRQLSIYILQGDRYIQTEISPTFPNLKITEAIPNFVAISINQGRSAAMRACRQWLSEE
- a CDS encoding succinate dehydrogenase/fumarate reductase iron-sulfur subunit, which produces MNITVKLRRQTSRTSEPTYQTFQIEADPDRTTVLDALIKIQSEQDGSVSFRRNCRNAICGSCSMRINGRSGLACQKHISEVMGEHDSELVIEPMQNLPVIKDLIVDMTKFWDNLHKVDPYVSTASRQISKTEFLQTPSQRAKLQAAANCILCGSCYSECNVAAVSDRFVGPHALAKAYRVMADNRDDQTEERVAKYNESGFVWDCTRCYNCNEVCPVEVQPLDRISQIKHEILANTDLPESTAQRHRHTMVELVKEDGWIDESKFGVRVVGDNFRDLKGLLSIFPLGIRMILSGKMPYPWQFQKSEGAVEAKALIEAIASAKSDHSSESH
- a CDS encoding NAD-dependent epimerase/dehydratase family protein, translated to MKILVMGGTRFIGVSLVKLLVSQGHEVTLFNRGKKPSPVAGLRTIIGDRTDSQQLQDKLGGESFDAIFDNNGRELSDTQPLVEIFRDRLQHFVYMSSAGVYLDSDILPYHEADATDPKSRHKGKLDTEAYLQKVRAESGFPYTSIRPTYIYGPQNYNDVEAWFFDRIVRDRPMPIPANGKFITQLGHVEDLASAMAAVLDNQKAIGEIYNISDTRYVTFIGLAKQCAIAAGKDPSQLNFVYYNPKDFDFGKKKAFPFRLQHFFATVTKAQQDLNWNPKYDLLSGLKTSFEYDYIPSNRQHADIDFSTDDQILK
- a CDS encoding antitoxin; protein product: MVTQYQIRLFRNGHNQALNIPQAFAMSSNNVIIRKEGERLIIEPYKKKSLLDLLPTLDDIDEEFPDIDQDLLPLDDIQF